The genomic segment GCTGTTCTTCACGATGAAGGCCCCGTTGCCCGGCGCTGCCGGCGTGAAGCGGTTCCTGTCGAAGGTGTCGTCCCATCCCACGATGGCGACGGCATGGTTCGAGCCCGAGGTTCCGCTGTAGTAGTAGGCAGCCGCCGCGGGGTTGTAGTACGTGCTGCTCCAGTACAGAGTGGTGTAGACAGCGCCGTAGTTCTGGAGGGCGAGCTTGATGTTCTCGTTGTCCAGAGGCCCCCCGCGGGCGGGGATGTAGAAGACCTCGCGCACGTGCTTGACGGGGGGGATGCCGCTCGGAGAGGTGGTCGAGGTGGAGTAGGGATCGTCGGCCTCAAGGATGGGTCCGCTCCAGCGTGTCAGGTATGCGGCCGCCATCGCGGAGTTTCCGCCGGAGCAGGGTGCGATATCGAAGCCGTGCATGTTCTTGAGGTTGTTCTCCGAGAAGTCCCAGAGTTCCTGCGGCAGCAGGACGGACTCGAGCGACCCGTAGCTTGCAAACGCCCAGCAGCTCCCGCAGGAGCCCTGGTTCTTGACCGGGGAGACGCGGGAGAGTTCGCGTAGGTCGTAGGATGGCGGCGCCGCATCGACGATGATATAGCTGCTGTCGTCCTGCGTCGCAGCCGAACTCTCGAGGCTCTTCTTCAATCGCCCCGGCGGGATCTTCCTCCCCTCCGTGTGCGAGAGGTCCACGGGAGAGGGGACGTACCCCAGCGTCTGCTCAGCGGGTTGGAAGAGATCGGTTCGGATCAGCCCCCTGTCCTGCATGTACCGTGCGAACTCGGGATGGGGCTGCGCCTTCTGGACCTCTCCCATCTCACGGCCGTCAGCGACGGCGGATGCCGCAGCGCCAGCGGCGACAAAGAATGCCAGCAGCACTGCCATGACGACGGGACGAATCCGGATGATTGCCGAACGGGACGTCATAAATCGTTTGATTCCTCCTGGGAGACGTATGATGGATCGAATCGCCGAACGAACAGGCAGAATCGTTCTAACCTTTCATTTAAAAATTTTGTATATAAAGATTTACTAAATAATAAAAAATTATTATTTAGTCCAAAGAATGCATTAGATGATATTTAGATTATTTTTTTAGAATAAATAGAAATAATAAATTATAATCAAAAAGAAAATCATAAATAATAAAATTGGAAAAAAGACCGGAAGGGGCTCCCGATGACCTCCGGAAGGAATTCCGCCGCACCCGGATGCCGCCGCTACCGCGTCAGGAAAGCATGCGTTCGAGCCTCCGGCATACCCGGAGAGGGGGGCTGTCCCCCCCCCGCTGCAGCGGAGAATGCTATAGCACCAACGATATAATCGCCAGGATGATGAATATGATGACGAGCCACTTCGCGATCGACCAGGACATTCCCGCAACGCCCCGTGCTCCGAGCACCGCGGCTATGATTGCCAGAATGAAGAACAGTATCGCCAGTTCGAGTAAGACCATCCTCCGTACCCCCATCGGTTCGTCCGACCGACAGGTATCCTGATCCCGTGTTGCTATTTATAGCTTATCCCGGTGGCGGACGCTTTCAGCCCGGAAGATCGGCAGAAAGGACCGTGCCGCATCCGTCGGGAACGATCGGCGGCATCCGGGGTTCGGGGCACGCCCGGCGCATGCCCGGGCGTCGGCACTCACGCAGAGTCGGTCCAGCGGTGCTGGTACCCCCTCTTCTCGAGCGTGCGCCCACCGGCGCTCACGCCCGGCTCCGCTGCCACCGTACCGATGCAGTACTGCTCGATGCCGGCGACCGGCATCCGCTCCGGCGGGATCGTGAAGAGCAGGTGGTAGTCACCGCCCCCGTAGAGGGCCAGATCCGTCGCCAGATCCCGAGGCACGCCCTCCGGCAGCGGCAGCCGCTCCAGATCGATCCGGTAGCCGCAGCCGTTCACCTCCATCAGATCGTAGAGAGAGAGCGCGAGACCATCGCTGATGTCCATCATCGACGTGGCGCCCGCCCGTGCGATCGCCCTCCCCTCGGCGACCCGGGGCTGGGGCTCGAAGAGGGCGCGCTCGTGGCGGGTGTATCCCAGCAGCGCCGCTTCCGCCCTGCCGGGAACGCCGCTGATGCAGATCAGGTCCCCAACGCGCGAACCCCGCCGCCGGACCAGGTGGCGGGGCTCCACGATCCCCAGCCCGGCGGTCACGATCGTCAGCTCCGCATGGAAGTCGATGTCGCCGCCGACGATCGCGGCGCCGAACCGCTCGCAGCAGTCCCGCACCCCCTGCATGATCGGGCGTAGCCTCTCGGAGCGGTCCAGGCCGACCGCCGCGAGCAGGTAGCAGGGGCTCGCCCCCATGCTGGCGATGTCGCTGATGGTGACGGCCGCGGCCATCCAGCCCCGCTGCCAGTCCGTCATGCCGGCGGGGAAGTCCGTCGTCTCGTGCACCATGTCCGCGGTGGCGACCATGCAGACATCCCCGCAGGGGAGGACCGCGCAGTCGTCCTCGGTATGCTCGATCCCGACGACATCCCGGATCGACGCCAGCAGCGTGCGGTCATCCACTGCGCCGCGCCTCCTTCTCCCGCTCGCTGCGGTACTCCTTGAAGATGTAGTCGAGCATCGCCGTCTTCTTCTCGCGTTCGCGCCTCTTCTGGTGCTCCTCCCACTCGTGCAGCGCACCCGAGAGCCGCGTTCTGTCGACGATCCCCACCTTTCCCCGGATCTGGGTTTCAAGAGAGCGATCGTTCAGCAGAGGCACCTGGAACTCCTGGAATACGGCGCACAGCTGGGGATCCGTCTGCTGCAGGGAGGCGTCCCCCACGATCAGCGCCTGGATGCCGGCGTCGGACAGCTCCTTCACCGCGCTCCTTCCCCAGCCGTCCGTTCTGGACACGAACAGGACATCGCCGTCCTGGATGCCGAGTTCCGCGGCGAGCTGGCGGATGCCGTCCCGGGTGAGCGAGGGGAGCACCTTCACCGCCACCGAATCGCTGTCCCGCCGGATCTCGGCCACCTCCTTCATCCGTGCGAGACGTTTCCGCAGGCTTCGGTTGTGCTTCTCCTCCTGCCGCAGCCGGGTCTTCAGGCCCTGGACGATCGCGTCCTGCCGTTCGAGCTCCTCGTCCCTTCTCCGCTTCCGGGCGGCCGCGGATCGCTCCCGCCGGATCTGCTTCCGCAGCCGTGCGATCTCCGCATCCTTCTGCTGCAGCTCCTCCTGCAGCTCCTGCACGAACCCCCGCAGGCGCTTCACCATACCGTCGAGGAGGATCAGCCGCTCGTCCGTCTTCTGCTCGGCGACGACGGGCGGCGCCTTCTCCTCCGGCCGAGCTGCAGATTCGCCCATATCCCCGAGCACCTGATCGATGGACTGGCCCCGGATCACGCCGGCCCGCACCTCGTCCAGATCGTAGCCCGGAGGCACCCTCTTCACCACGTTCTGGAACTTGTTCTTGTACTGGCGGTAGGCGTCGACGGCGGCGGCGAGGGCGTCCCGCTCGTGGATGTTGCCGTAGGCGTATCCCGCCGTGAACTCGAGCTTGTCTTCGACGCTCCTGTCCTGCCGCGGCGTGTAGCCCACGGCGTTGAAGGCGCGGCGGATCTTCTCCACGGAGAACGGCATCGGATGCACGTCCGATGCCACCACGAGGGGTTTCCCGATGCGGTAGAGCCGCTCGACGATCTCCGACATCCCCGTCTGCCGCGAGCTGTGCAGGTGAACCAGGTTGCCGTCGAGATCGAGAGCCGCGATCGCCGTGGTGGTGCCGGGATCCATCCCCACGATCAGGTAGCGGGGCTTCCCGTTCATCGCCCGGTACAGGATGCGGTTGAGGCGTTTTCCGCGGATGCGGACCTGCACGTCCGTGCCGCGGCAGGTATGGACCGGAATCGCCTCGCGGGGGGCGTATACCTGGAACGTCACGCGGCTGGAGCCCCCGAAGGCCTTCGCCTCCTTCTTCTCGTACTTGAGGGCGGCAGCGACCAGCTGCGTCTCGACCTCCCGTGCCTTCTGCTGCACCGCCCCGTGGATCTTTCGGACGTAGCGGTTCTGGCTCCAGCCGCCCTTTCCGATGGAGCGGTGGCGGCTCACCGCGATCTCGCTCACGTTCTCGAAGGCGATGACTTCGCAGCCCCCTCCCCGGGAGGCGATCTGCGCGGCGGCCCGGGCCTCCGCATACGGATCGAAGCGGTTGAAGCGGATGTTGTAGCGGGCGGCGACTTTGCCCAGCGACTCCAGCCGCTCTCCGCCGGTCACCTGCACCAGCCGCGTGGGCGGAGGGAGGGTCTCCATGAACGCCACCAGCGCATTCTGGTCCCCGGCGATCTCCTGAATGCTGTCCACCGCGAGAATGTCCGGCTTCTCCGCGGAGAGCATGCGCTGGAGGCGGAAGAGCGTGACCGCCTCTTCGCCCACGATCTCCCCGTCCTCCATGCGCACGAGGGCGTACTGGGGGCGGCGGGAGTGGGACCGCACCGAACCCCGAATCACGTCGATGCCGAATACCTTCACCCGATCACCTGCGCCATTGCATCCTGAAGAGACCACGCGATGCCGTACTTCCTCCCGAAGTATCCGAGGATGGTGCCCACGTCCTTCTCCAGCAGCGCCATCGCATTGGGGTGGGACACCTCCTCCCACTGCGGCCAGTCGATCAGCCAGTAATCCTCGCCGTCGACCATGACGTTGAACTCCGAGAGGTCGGCGTGGATCACGCCGCAGCGGTATGCCTCCCGCACCATGCCGAGGATCGTGGAGAGCGCCCGCTCCGGATCCTCGACGACGGAGCGGTTGAGGTTCGCCCCCCGGATCAGCGACATCGCCACCACGTGGCGGTTGCGGTCGATGGGCGCCGGCACGCGGATGCGGGGGTGAAGCCGCCTCAGGGCTTCGTACTCCCGTTCCGCGGATCGGGCGGAGGCGAAGATCCAGGGGCAGTGGCCCGACTCCGGCATGTAGCCCCGGGTCACCCGTGGGGAGAGAAACGATCGCTGCCCGACGCGGTGGAACTTCAGCACCACCACCCCGAGACCCATCGCCTCGTAGACGACGGACTCCTTCCCCTCCCCGATCTTGGAGCCGAGAGCACGGATCGTGTCGCGGCTCGCCAGGGCGTGCAGGGCGAGCGCATCGTACCCGCCGAAGACCAGGGCGTATCCGCCGTAGCCCACGTCCCCGCTCCGCACCATCCCCCGATCGATCAGCCTCCCGAGGCGATACTGGAGCTCGGACTCGGAGAACCGCGTCACCCTCTTTATGTCGTCGACGGGCACCCACTGGTACTGCTTCATCAGCCGCTCGAGCGCGCGCAGGATACGGAGGTCGTAGGCGTGGAGAGCGCGAACGTCCTCGGCAGAAATTGGCATCCGTTCATAGACTCTTTATGTAGACAGATGATAAACTTGATCGGAACCTATGAAGTGCGACAGGGACTCCCGCGACGCGGTCGTCTTCCAGCCCTACTCCGGCCAGCACCTCTGCGAGATGCACTTCGAAGCCGACTTCGAGAGCAGGGCGAAACGGGAGATCCGCCGCCACCGCTGGATCGCTCCCGGGGATCGGATCGCGGTGGGCCTCTCGGGGGGGAAGGACAGCAGCGCACTCCTCTACTTCCTCAACAAACTTCTCTCGGAGCGCCGCGACGTCAGCCTGTTCGCCGTCACCGTGGACGAGGGCATCTGCTCCTACCGCGATCCCGCGTGTGCACGGCGGATCGCCGAGTCCCTGTCGGTGGAGTGGACGTGCATCTCGTTCCGGGAGGAGTTCGGCACCACGCTCGACGAGATCGTGCGGACGCGGGGAGCGGAGCGGGCCTGCTCCTACTGCGGGGTGCTCCGGCGGCGCAGCCTGAATACGGCGGCGAAGGAGCACGGCGCCACCAAACTGGCGGTCGGATTCAACCTGGACGACGAGGCGCAGACGGTGCTGATGAACGTGCTGCGGGGGGATGCCGGAAGGCTCACGCGGGCGGAGCAGCCGCATCCGGAGTTCGTCCCCCGGATCAAGCCGTTTCGGGCCATACCGGAGAAGGAGGTGGCGCTCTACGCCCTCCTCCACCTGGAAGGATACGACATGCGGCGGTGCCCCTACGCGGAGAGCGGACTCCGCACGGAGATCCGCGAGATGCTGAACGCCTTCACCTACCGCCACCCCTCGACCAAGCACTCGCTCCTGCGGCTGGGCGATGAACTCCGCCGGGGAGAACGGGAGGCGGAGGCGATCCGCATCTGCGAGCGCTGCGGGGAACCCTGCGGGATCGTCTGCAGGGCCTGCCGGATCCTGGACGAGGTGCGTCGGAGTGCCTAGAGGACGGGTCTGGTGGAAGGTGATGCTCACCCTCCGCCAGCGGAGGCTGGCCCTCTACTTCTCCCTTTTCATCGCCCAGATCGTCGTCTACACCATCGTCTTCCATGCCATCTACCCCGTCCTGGAGGGGAAGGCGATCACCCTGCCCCAATCCCTGCTCTTCGTCATGGAGACCATCACGACGGTGGGTTACGGCGATCTGCTCCCCTTCTCGAGCCAGATCACCGTGATCTTCTCCATCCTGGTGATGGTGACGGGCATCCTGAACATTTTCATGTTCATCCCCCTGCTGCTGGAGCCCTACCTCACCGCCATCATCACCCCCACGCCGCCGCAGAGGCTGCCGGTCGCGCTGGAGGGGCACGTGATCCTGGTCGGTTTCGGGGAGCTCGCACGGGAGGTCATCGAGAACCTGCAGATCTCGGATACGGAGATCGTCATCGTGGAAGAGAGCGAAGAGGCTGCACAGGAGGCCGTTCGAGAGTACCGGGATACAGCGCATGTCGTATGGGGTTCGTACGCCGATCCCCGCACCTGGGAGCATGCAGGTGTGCGGAAGGCCGCAATAACCGTGGTGGGCGGGGATGAGAGGGTGTCCGCGAACGTGATCCTGGGCATCCGGGAGAGCGCCCGGGGGAGGATCCTTGCCGTGGTGGACGATCTGGCGTTCGACCGCTACCTGCGGTACGCTGGCGCCGACATCGTCCTCTCCCCGAAGAATTTCACGGGGAAGATACTCGCACGGCACGCGGCGATCGGATCCCGCATGGACGCCGTGTTCGACTCCCTCCATGCCCCCTTCTCGGTCGGAAACGGGCAGACCTCCCTGCTGAAACTGGTGAAGATACCGGTGAGCGCCGACTCGCGGGCGGCAGGAAAGACGATCCGGGAGCTGGCGCTCCTCGAGAGGTATGCCGTTTACATCCTCGCCTACTGGAAGAACGGCAGGTTCGTCGCGGATCCGGGAGTCGATGACCCCATCGACTCCACCACCATGCTCTATGCCCTGGGAAGGATGGATGCCGTGGAGAGCCTGATTCGGGAAGAGTTCGCATCCGAGGTGCAGAAACAGCCGCTCGCGCTCATCGCCGG from the Methanomicrobiales archaeon genome contains:
- a CDS encoding DUF1328 domain-containing protein gives rise to the protein MVLLELAILFFILAIIAAVLGARGVAGMSWSIAKWLVIIFIILAIISLVL
- the thiL gene encoding thiamine-phosphate kinase, which gives rise to MDDRTLLASIRDVVGIEHTEDDCAVLPCGDVCMVATADMVHETTDFPAGMTDWQRGWMAAAVTISDIASMGASPCYLLAAVGLDRSERLRPIMQGVRDCCERFGAAIVGGDIDFHAELTIVTAGLGIVEPRHLVRRRGSRVGDLICISGVPGRAEAALLGYTRHERALFEPQPRVAEGRAIARAGATSMMDISDGLALSLYDLMEVNGCGYRIDLERLPLPEGVPRDLATDLALYGGGDYHLLFTIPPERMPVAGIEQYCIGTVAAEPGVSAGGRTLEKRGYQHRWTDSA
- a CDS encoding DUF460 domain-containing protein is translated as MKVFGIDVIRGSVRSHSRRPQYALVRMEDGEIVGEEAVTLFRLQRMLSAEKPDILAVDSIQEIAGDQNALVAFMETLPPPTRLVQVTGGERLESLGKVAARYNIRFNRFDPYAEARAAAQIASRGGGCEVIAFENVSEIAVSRHRSIGKGGWSQNRYVRKIHGAVQQKAREVETQLVAAALKYEKKEAKAFGGSSRVTFQVYAPREAIPVHTCRGTDVQVRIRGKRLNRILYRAMNGKPRYLIVGMDPGTTTAIAALDLDGNLVHLHSSRQTGMSEIVERLYRIGKPLVVASDVHPMPFSVEKIRRAFNAVGYTPRQDRSVEDKLEFTAGYAYGNIHERDALAAAVDAYRQYKNKFQNVVKRVPPGYDLDEVRAGVIRGQSIDQVLGDMGESAARPEEKAPPVVAEQKTDERLILLDGMVKRLRGFVQELQEELQQKDAEIARLRKQIRRERSAAARKRRRDEELERQDAIVQGLKTRLRQEEKHNRSLRKRLARMKEVAEIRRDSDSVAVKVLPSLTRDGIRQLAAELGIQDGDVLFVSRTDGWGRSAVKELSDAGIQALIVGDASLQQTDPQLCAVFQEFQVPLLNDRSLETQIRGKVGIVDRTRLSGALHEWEEHQKRREREKKTAMLDYIFKEYRSEREKEARRSG
- a CDS encoding RIO1 family regulatory kinase/ATPase, whose product is MPISAEDVRALHAYDLRILRALERLMKQYQWVPVDDIKRVTRFSESELQYRLGRLIDRGMVRSGDVGYGGYALVFGGYDALALHALASRDTIRALGSKIGEGKESVVYEAMGLGVVVLKFHRVGQRSFLSPRVTRGYMPESGHCPWIFASARSAEREYEALRRLHPRIRVPAPIDRNRHVVAMSLIRGANLNRSVVEDPERALSTILGMVREAYRCGVIHADLSEFNVMVDGEDYWLIDWPQWEEVSHPNAMALLEKDVGTILGYFGRKYGIAWSLQDAMAQVIG
- a CDS encoding TIGR00269 family protein — protein: MKCDRDSRDAVVFQPYSGQHLCEMHFEADFESRAKREIRRHRWIAPGDRIAVGLSGGKDSSALLYFLNKLLSERRDVSLFAVTVDEGICSYRDPACARRIAESLSVEWTCISFREEFGTTLDEIVRTRGAERACSYCGVLRRRSLNTAAKEHGATKLAVGFNLDDEAQTVLMNVLRGDAGRLTRAEQPHPEFVPRIKPFRAIPEKEVALYALLHLEGYDMRRCPYAESGLRTEIREMLNAFTYRHPSTKHSLLRLGDELRRGEREAEAIRICERCGEPCGIVCRACRILDEVRRSA
- a CDS encoding NAD-binding protein, coding for MPRGRVWWKVMLTLRQRRLALYFSLFIAQIVVYTIVFHAIYPVLEGKAITLPQSLLFVMETITTVGYGDLLPFSSQITVIFSILVMVTGILNIFMFIPLLLEPYLTAIITPTPPQRLPVALEGHVILVGFGELAREVIENLQISDTEIVIVEESEEAAQEAVREYRDTAHVVWGSYADPRTWEHAGVRKAAITVVGGDERVSANVILGIRESARGRILAVVDDLAFDRYLRYAGADIVLSPKNFTGKILARHAAIGSRMDAVFDSLHAPFSVGNGQTSLLKLVKIPVSADSRAAGKTIRELALLERYAVYILAYWKNGRFVADPGVDDPIDSTTMLYALGRMDAVESLIREEFASEVQKQPLALIAGFGDVGRAAYQELASAGVSCVVVDRKKYTVNEIIGNAEDEEILRMANIEDAQICVVALNDDTVNIFTTLMARNLNPSLRILARANQPVSVDKLYRAGADYVALLPAIGGR